A region from the Prevotella melaninogenica genome encodes:
- the tnpA gene encoding transposon Tn4555 protein TnpA, giving the protein MKATRKCSFCGKSFVTRSGMQRYCSEACQAEAKRARVMQKNNLFKVAQPLMEIQHQEYLTFSKAAILMGCSRQYIYKLVAIGKLKASRISNRMAFIRRADIEQMLEGNPYHRILPGNTSTPRKSSSSSLPAKREKREKESEEVLDFYSGEEVMSLFKVKQSWLYTSAKRNHIPICRIAGKNYYSKKHIDEFFGVAVDISEITDWLLTEEVEELFGMKPTALRAYTYRHKIPTKREYGRTYYSKSHLNELRRTDLVNDERYYTVEQVQQIYGLSSANICHIVKVKHIEKIKVGVKNLLLRSDVERVMAERNK; this is encoded by the coding sequence ATGAAAGCAACCAGAAAATGCAGTTTTTGCGGCAAGTCCTTTGTAACCCGAAGCGGTATGCAAAGATATTGCAGTGAGGCTTGTCAGGCAGAAGCCAAACGAGCCAGAGTGATGCAGAAGAACAACCTCTTCAAAGTCGCCCAACCCTTGATGGAGATACAGCATCAGGAGTATCTCACCTTTTCCAAAGCAGCCATCCTCATGGGCTGTTCCCGACAGTACATTTACAAACTTGTAGCCATCGGCAAGCTGAAAGCCTCACGCATCAGCAACCGCATGGCATTCATCCGCAGAGCCGACATCGAGCAGATGTTGGAGGGCAATCCCTATCACCGCATCCTGCCCGGCAACACCTCCACACCAAGGAAATCATCTTCATCTTCCTTACCTGCCAAAAGAGAAAAAAGGGAAAAGGAAAGCGAAGAAGTGTTGGACTTCTATTCGGGCGAGGAGGTGATGTCCCTTTTTAAGGTAAAGCAGTCATGGCTTTACACTTCCGCCAAGCGTAACCATATCCCCATCTGCCGTATCGCAGGAAAGAACTATTACAGCAAGAAGCATATTGACGAGTTTTTCGGTGTGGCAGTTGATATTAGCGAAATTACCGACTGGCTACTGACCGAGGAGGTGGAGGAACTGTTCGGCATGAAGCCGACCGCACTCCGTGCCTACACCTATCGCCATAAGATACCCACTAAAAGAGAGTACGGGCGTACCTATTACTCCAAATCACATTTGAACGAACTCCGCAGAACTGACCTTGTGAACGATGAACGCTACTATACCGTTGAGCAGGTGCAGCAAATCTATGGTCTTTCGTCAGCCAACATCTGCCATATCGTCAAGGTGAAGCACATCGAAAAGATAAAGGTGGGTGTGAAAAACCTGCTTTTGCGCTCAGATGTGGAGCGTGTCATGGCTGAAAGGAACAAATAA